Proteins from one Oryza sativa Japonica Group chromosome 12, ASM3414082v1 genomic window:
- the LOC112937323 gene encoding disease resistance protein RGA2, giving the protein MEFTVSAARWVVGRALGPVTGELMEAWAASKKLGPNIRELKLLLLHAQAMLENAEGRDIRNGALDQLLSQLRDLAYDADDVLDELDYFRIQDELDGTYEAVDDAEEERGLVRGLALHARHTARAIARKLKCTCSASARSHADAEEGRCLPATAVGKLLPCCSPPTVHNDDAAGAKTNEQHLQAPKLKFVRVEMSKKMSEIVEQLKPVCDAVDRILGPLQPSGHSKNAKTQCIDLEKRPKTTPTIIEHELFGRKDLKRIVADEIMIGKYRDNDITVLPIVGPGGIGKTTFTQHIYEEVKNHFQISVWICVSQNFNANVLAKEIVEKMPKGNNEKENESDQEKIEKRIQSQQFLLVLDDVWEYHEDEWKTLLAPFRKSGTKGNMVIVTTRKQKIAKMVESTDCSIKLDRLDHEDSMRLFQACVFDNNKTWEDYPSGLQKVGVDIVDRLKGFPLAIKTGHPMMLEMCCVTFQNLYIFEHYGELGFPRDMGNLLKLRHFLVHDDNIHSSIFEVGKLNFLHELRKFEVKREMKGFDLEQIGRLLVLRGSLGIYNLEKVEGIKEANDAKLAYLNHLDSLVLDWDNERCNRDPIREGNVLENLKPHDNIRELHIAGHGGVSCPNWLSGDLSIRNLESLLIKYVNWDTFPLPGKLYMTEGQERQGSVTSHDFHNLKRLELVNIQKLKRWHGDGVDSGLEMLNYSKDESSLYITGKDAPGSMFWNMLDFNNLTELQEMNITKCPPISLDHLKMLTCLKTLQITDSGSILLPVDCENYVQYNLPVEKLIIRSCERSKARCGGAANNNNS; this is encoded by the exons ATGGAGTTCACCGTCAGCGCAGCACGGTGGGTGGTGGGCAGGGCGCTGGGCCCCGTCACCGGCGAGCTGATGGAGGCATGGGCGGCGAGCAAGAAGCTTGGCCCCAACATCCGCGAGCTCAAGCTCCTGCTCCTCCATGCGCAGGCGATGCTCGAAAATGCCGAGGGCCGGGACATCCGTAACGGTGCACTGGATCAGCTGCTGTCTCAGCTCCGGGACCTGGCgtacgacgccgacgacgtgcTGGACGAGCTCGACTACTTCCGCATCCAGGATGAGCTCGATGGCACGTACGAGGCGGTCGAcgacgccgaggaggagaggggcCTTGTCCGTGGCCTCGCCCTGCACGCTCGCCACACCGCGAGAGCCATCGCCAGAAAGCTGAAGTGCACGTGCAGTGCCAGCGCCAGGAGCCACGCTGATGCAGAAGAAGGGCGATGCCTCCCTGCCACTGCTGTCGGTAAACTCCTCCCTTGCTGCTCTCCCCCAACTGTGCACAACGATGATGCCGCTGGTGCTAAGACAAATGAACAGCATCTCCAAGCCCCTAAATTGAAGTTTGTTAGGGTTGAAATGTCCAAAAAAATGTCAGAGATAGTAGAGCAGCTTAAGCCTGTTTGTGACGCTGTTGACAGAATTCTTGGGCCACTACAGCCTTCAGGCCACTCCAAAAATGCTAAAACCCAATGCATTGATTTAGAAAAACGACCTAAAACCACCCCAACGATTATTGAGCATGAATTATTTGGAAGGAAAGACCTTAAAAGGATCGTGGCAGATGAAATTATGATTGGCAAATACCGTGATAATGACATTACCGTGCTTCCCATTGTTGGTCCAGGTGGTATCGGGAAGACAACTTTCACACAACACATATATGAAGAAGTGAAGAACCACTTTCAGATCTCCGTCTGGATATGTGTTTCTCAAAATTTCAATGCAAATGTATTAGCAAAGGAGATTGTAGAAAAAATGCCTAAGGGAAACAACGAAAAGGAAAATGAAAGTGACCAAGAGAAAATCGAGAAAAGAATACAATCACAGCAATTCTTGCTTGTCTTGGATGATGTGTGGGAATATCATGAGGATGAGTGGAAAACCTTACTAGCTCCATTTAGAAAAAGTGGAACAAAAGGAAATATGGTAATAGTTACAACTCGAAAGCAAAAGATAGCAAAAATGGTCGAATCAACCGATTGCTCAATAAAATTGGACCGCTTGGATCATGAAGATTCTATGCGGTTATTCCAGGCATGTGTGTTTGATAACAACAAGACATGGGAAGATTATCCATCGGGTTTACAGAAAGTTGGGGTAGACATAGTGGACAGATTGAAGGGTTTCCCTCTTGCTATAAAAACC GGGCATCCTATGATGTTGGAGATGTGTTGTGTAACTTTTCAGAACTTGTACATCTTCG AGCACTATGGTGAATTGGGTTTTCCAAGGGACATGGGAAACCTTCTAAAACTACGCCATTTTCTTGTCCATGATGATAATATTCACTCTAGCATTTTTGAGGTGGGAAAACTAAATTTTTTACATGAGTTACGGAAGTTTGAGGTCAAAAGAGAAATGAAAGGTTTTGACTTGGAGCAAATTGGGCGACTACTAGTACTCCGTGGGTCACTGGGCATTTATAACCTTGAAAAGGTTGAAGGGATCAAGGAAGCAAATGATGCAAAACTAGCATATCTAAACCATTTGGATAGTTTAGTATTGGATTGGGATAATGAGCGATGTAATAGGGATCCTATCAGAGAAGGAAATGTTCTTGAAAATCTTAAACCACATGACAACATTCGAGAGCTGCACATTGCAGGGCATGGAGGCGTATCTTGCCCGAATTGGCTAAGTGGAGACCTCTCCATTAGAAATTTGGAATCACTTCTGATAAAATATGTAAATTGGGACACATTTCCACTTCCAGGAAAGTTGTACATGACTGAGGGTCAAGAGCGTCAGGGTTCTGTCACAAGCCACGACTTTCATAATCTGAAAAGGTTGGAGCTAGTTAACATACAAAAGCTGAAAAGATGGCATGGGGATG GTGTGGATTCAGGTTTGGAGATGTTGAATTACAGTAAAGACGAATCAAGTCTGTATATCACAGGAAAAGATGCTCCAGGTAGCATGTTTTGGAACATGCTTGATTTCAATAATCTAACAGAACTGCAAGAGATGAATATCACAAAATGTCCCCCTATATCGTTGGATCACCTTAAAATGCTGACATGTCTCAAGACCCTTCAGATAACTGATTCAGGTAGCATATTGTTGCCAGTTGATTGTGAAAACTATGTCCAGTACAATCTTCCAGTTGAGAAACTGATAATCCGTTCATGTG AACGTAGCAAGGCTCGGTGTGGCGGAGCAGCGAACAATAACAACTCCTGA